In Oncorhynchus nerka isolate Pitt River linkage group LG21, Oner_Uvic_2.0, whole genome shotgun sequence, the following are encoded in one genomic region:
- the LOC115109931 gene encoding cytochrome c oxidase subunit 6A, mitochondrial, with product MASPASMAARRVLSAASHAGHEGGSARTWKVLSFVLALPGVAVCIANAYMKMQQHSHEPPEFVAYSHLRIRTKKWPWGDGNHSLFHNPHENALPEGYEGPRH from the exons ATGGCGTCTCCTGCATCGATGGCGGCCCGCAGGGTATTATCTGCTGCATCACACGCAGGCCAtgagggaggatcag CTAGGACCTGGAAGGTCCTGTCGTTTGTGTTGGCTCTACCTGGTGTGGCCGTCTGCATCGCCAACGCCTACATGAAGATGCAACAGCACTCCCATGAACCCCCTGAGTTTGTGGCCTACTCACACCTTCGCATCCGCACCAAG AAATGGCCCTGGGGTGATGGCAACCACTCTCTCTTCCACAACCCTCATGAAAATGCTCTTCCTGAGGGCTATGAGGGCCCCCGCCACTAA